One Pectobacterium polaris DNA window includes the following coding sequences:
- a CDS encoding thiazole synthase, whose translation MLHIADTTFTSRLLTGTGKFATPELMLAALEASGSQLVTMAMKRVDLNGGNDAILAPLRQLGVKLLPNTSGAKTADEAIFAARLAREALGTRWLKLEIHPDVKYLLPDPIETLKAAEQLIKEGFTVLPYCGADPVLCKRLEEVGCAAVMPLGAPIGSNQGLQTRDFLRIIIEQARIPVIVDAGIGAPSHAADALEMGADAVLVNTAIAVARDPVAMAQAFRLAVDAGGLARQAGLGSKQFVASATSPLTGFLHQQTEGTER comes from the coding sequence ATGCTGCACATTGCCGATACGACATTCACTTCACGGCTGCTGACCGGCACCGGGAAATTCGCCACGCCAGAACTGATGCTGGCAGCACTTGAGGCTTCTGGATCGCAGTTAGTCACCATGGCGATGAAACGCGTTGACCTGAACGGCGGCAACGACGCCATTCTCGCCCCGCTACGCCAGCTCGGCGTTAAACTGCTGCCGAATACGTCGGGTGCCAAAACCGCAGACGAGGCCATTTTTGCAGCCCGACTGGCGCGAGAAGCGCTGGGCACCCGCTGGCTGAAGCTGGAGATTCACCCCGATGTGAAATACCTGCTGCCCGACCCTATCGAAACCCTGAAGGCCGCCGAACAGCTGATAAAAGAGGGATTCACGGTGCTGCCCTACTGCGGTGCCGACCCGGTACTGTGCAAACGGCTGGAAGAAGTCGGCTGCGCGGCGGTGATGCCGCTGGGCGCACCGATCGGCTCCAATCAGGGACTGCAAACGCGTGATTTTCTGCGCATCATCATCGAACAGGCTCGCATTCCGGTGATTGTCGATGCGGGCATTGGCGCGCCCAGCCATGCGGCTGATGCACTGGAAATGGGGGCGGATGCCGTTCTGGTCAACACGGCCATCGCCGTTGCCCGCGATCCCGTGGCGATGGCACAGGCATTCCGGCTGGCAGTCGATGCTGGTGGGCTTGCTCGTCAGGCTGGTCTGGGAAGTAAGCAGTTTGTCGCCAGCGCCACCAGCCCGCTCACTGGTTTTCTGCATCAGCAAACGGAAGGGACAGAGCGATGA
- the thiS gene encoding sulfur carrier protein ThiS: protein MKITLNDEPFECPEAITVEALLSQINRLQPGTALAINQTIIPHANWSQHQVQNGDDILLFQAIAGG from the coding sequence ATGAAAATCACGTTGAATGATGAGCCCTTTGAATGCCCAGAGGCCATCACGGTTGAGGCGCTGCTGAGCCAGATCAATCGGCTCCAGCCTGGCACAGCCTTGGCTATCAACCAAACCATTATCCCGCACGCCAACTGGTCACAGCACCAGGTGCAAAACGGTGATGATATTTTGCTTTTTCAGGCAATAGCGGGAGGATGA
- a CDS encoding HesA/MoeB/ThiF family protein: MVTNPHPTSAGLSDSEFMRYSRQLMLEDIGPDGQEKIKTARVLLVGLGGLGAPASLYLAAAGVGTLLLADDDSLHISNLQRQILYRTSDTDKPKAMLAQRQLQALNPHSEAIAITERLSGEALRHAVSRVDLVLDCSDNMTTRHEVNAACFSAGKPLISGSAVGFSGQLAVFTPPYHAGCYACLYPDTSEPQRNCRTAGVLGPVVGVIGTLQALEAIKLLAGMPSALDGKLRMFNGKQQSWNTLQLTRAPHCPVCGGSA, from the coding sequence ATGGTAACGAATCCCCATCCAACGTCTGCCGGACTGAGCGATAGCGAATTCATGCGCTACAGCCGTCAGCTGATGCTGGAAGATATTGGCCCGGACGGTCAGGAGAAGATCAAAACCGCCCGCGTTCTGCTGGTTGGGCTGGGTGGATTGGGTGCGCCCGCTTCACTCTATCTGGCAGCCGCAGGGGTCGGCACGTTACTGCTTGCCGATGATGACTCGCTGCATATCAGCAATCTGCAACGCCAGATTCTGTATCGCACCTCCGACACCGACAAGCCCAAAGCCATGCTAGCCCAGCGTCAGCTACAGGCGTTAAACCCGCACTCAGAAGCGATTGCGATTACCGAGAGGCTCAGCGGTGAGGCGTTACGCCACGCCGTTAGCCGCGTCGATCTGGTGCTGGATTGCAGCGACAATATGACCACTCGCCATGAGGTTAACGCCGCCTGCTTTAGCGCAGGCAAGCCGCTCATCAGCGGGAGCGCCGTCGGTTTCAGCGGCCAGCTCGCCGTCTTCACGCCGCCTTATCACGCTGGCTGCTACGCCTGCCTGTATCCCGATACGTCCGAACCCCAGCGCAACTGCCGTACCGCAGGTGTGCTGGGGCCGGTGGTCGGCGTGATTGGCACGCTTCAGGCGCTGGAAGCGATCAAGCTGCTGGCAGGTATGCCGTCTGCGTTGGACGGCAAGCTGAGAATGTTCAATGGCAAACAGCAGAGCTGGAATACGCTCCAGTTGACGCGCGCGCCCCATTGCCCGGTATGCGGGGGCTCGGCATGA
- the thiE gene encoding thiamine phosphate synthase, translating into MTDSTPFAPTAQRLGLYPVVDSVEWIERLLGVGVKTIQLRIKDRSDEQAESDVIQAIALGRRYQAQLFINDYWKLAVKHQAYGVHLGQDDLDTADLAAIKKAGLRLGVSTHDDRELARAVAINPSYIALGHIFPTQTKDMPSAPQGLAELTRHIADLQDRFPTVAIGGISIDRVPAVLKTGVGSIAVVSAITQAPDWRQATATLLRMIEGREE; encoded by the coding sequence ATGACGGACTCAACGCCTTTTGCCCCAACGGCGCAGCGGCTGGGGCTGTATCCCGTCGTCGATAGCGTGGAATGGATCGAGCGACTACTCGGCGTCGGGGTGAAAACGATCCAACTGAGAATCAAAGATCGGTCAGATGAACAAGCCGAAAGTGACGTGATCCAGGCGATCGCCTTGGGTCGTCGCTATCAGGCGCAGCTATTCATCAATGACTACTGGAAATTGGCCGTCAAACATCAGGCATACGGCGTACATCTGGGTCAGGATGATCTGGATACCGCCGATCTGGCCGCGATAAAAAAAGCCGGCCTGCGCTTAGGCGTCTCCACGCACGACGATCGTGAACTGGCGCGTGCGGTGGCGATCAACCCGTCCTACATCGCGCTGGGGCATATTTTCCCGACACAAACCAAAGATATGCCATCAGCGCCGCAAGGGTTGGCCGAACTGACGCGCCACATAGCCGATCTGCAAGACCGTTTCCCCACCGTTGCAATTGGCGGCATCAGCATCGACAGAGTGCCTGCGGTGCTGAAAACGGGCGTCGGCAGCATTGCCGTCGTCAGCGCCATTACGCAGGCACCGGACTGGCGGCAGGCAACCGCGACGCTGCTCAGGATGATTGAAGGACGGGAGGAATGA